A DNA window from Niabella yanshanensis contains the following coding sequences:
- a CDS encoding 2-oxoacid:acceptor oxidoreductase subunit alpha: MNRTQEVLKDVVIKFAGDSGDGMQLTGTQFTTNTALLGADLSTFPDFPAEIRAPQGTIPGVSGFQLRFSSDHIYTPGDECDVLVAMNAAALKANLKGLKKGGRIIANTDGFDSKNLRLANYPDGVNPIENNSLDGYELIKIDVTKLTREALKEFTLGTKEKDRAKNMFILGFLYWMYNRDMENTINFLTEKFSKKPDILDSNIKALKAGYNYGDTTETFTTTYKVEKARIEPGTYRSIMGNQSLALGLIAASTKSGLPMFLGTYPITPASDILHELSRHKNFGIRTFQAEDEIAAITAAIGASYGGALGVTTTSGPGMALKTEAMGLAVMLEIPLVIVNVQRGGPSTGLPTKTEQSDLLQAYYGRNGECPMPVIAASSPADCFDAVYEAVKISVQHMTPVIFLSDGYIANGAEPWRFPTEETLAPIHVKFKTELWDHEDKFQPYLRDENLVRPWAVPGTPGLEHRIGGIEKQNITGNISYDPENHQTMVKIRQEKVDKIAEHIPDQKIDSGADKGKVLVLGWGSTYGAIKSAVAELQAQGKSVSHAHIRHLRPFPKNLGEIIRNFEHVIIPEINNGQLIKIIRDQYLVDAKGYHKIMGIPITKHELVEELDKYFVVEQVV, from the coding sequence ATGAACAGAACACAGGAAGTTTTAAAGGATGTAGTTATCAAATTTGCGGGTGACAGCGGCGATGGAATGCAGCTTACAGGCACCCAGTTTACTACCAATACCGCCTTACTAGGCGCAGATCTTTCCACTTTTCCCGATTTTCCGGCAGAAATAAGAGCCCCGCAGGGCACCATTCCGGGTGTGAGTGGTTTCCAGTTACGATTTTCATCAGATCATATATATACCCCCGGAGATGAGTGCGATGTGCTGGTAGCGATGAACGCTGCGGCATTGAAAGCCAATTTGAAAGGCCTGAAAAAAGGCGGAAGGATCATTGCTAATACAGATGGATTTGACTCCAAAAACCTGCGCCTGGCCAACTATCCCGATGGTGTAAATCCTATTGAGAATAACAGCCTGGATGGTTACGAGCTTATCAAAATAGATGTAACCAAGCTTACGCGGGAGGCGTTGAAAGAGTTTACCCTGGGCACCAAGGAAAAAGACCGGGCAAAAAATATGTTCATCCTGGGATTTTTATACTGGATGTACAATCGTGATATGGAGAATACGATCAATTTCTTAACCGAGAAGTTTTCCAAAAAGCCCGATATTTTAGATAGTAATATTAAAGCTTTAAAGGCCGGTTACAATTACGGCGATACTACCGAAACATTTACCACTACTTATAAGGTTGAAAAAGCAAGGATTGAGCCCGGAACCTACCGTTCCATTATGGGTAATCAGTCTCTGGCGCTGGGTTTAATTGCGGCTTCTACCAAGAGCGGGTTACCTATGTTCTTAGGTACCTATCCTATCACACCTGCCAGCGATATCCTTCACGAATTAAGCCGTCATAAAAATTTCGGCATTCGTACGTTCCAGGCTGAAGATGAGATTGCAGCTATCACAGCAGCCATAGGCGCTTCTTATGGTGGCGCTTTAGGTGTTACTACTACTTCCGGGCCCGGCATGGCCCTGAAAACAGAAGCAATGGGACTGGCCGTGATGCTCGAAATTCCCTTAGTAATTGTAAACGTGCAGCGTGGCGGCCCTTCAACCGGCTTGCCTACCAAAACCGAGCAATCGGATCTGTTACAGGCTTACTACGGTAGAAATGGCGAATGCCCTATGCCGGTAATTGCGGCAAGCAGTCCCGCCGATTGTTTTGATGCGGTTTATGAAGCGGTTAAAATAAGTGTACAACATATGACGCCGGTTATCTTCCTGAGCGACGGATATATTGCCAACGGTGCAGAGCCCTGGCGTTTCCCTACCGAAGAAACCCTGGCGCCTATTCATGTGAAATTTAAAACAGAGCTATGGGATCATGAAGATAAATTTCAGCCTTACTTAAGGGACGAAAACCTGGTGCGCCCCTGGGCAGTACCTGGTACCCCCGGGCTAGAACACCGGATTGGTGGTATCGAAAAACAAAATATAACCGGTAATATCAGCTATGACCCGGAGAATCACCAAACCATGGTGAAGATCCGCCAGGAAAAGGTAGATAAAATAGCAGAACATATCCCGGATCAAAAAATAGACAGCGGTGCGGATAAAGGTAAAGTACTGGTACTGGGCTGGGGCTCTACCTATGGCGCTATTAAATCTGCAGTAGCTGAACTGCAGGCGCAGGGCAAAAGTGTAAGCCATGCACATATCCGTCATTTACGCCCGTTCCCTAAAAACCTGGGCGAAATTATCCGCAATTTTGAGCATGTGATTATCCCGGAGATTAATAATGGCCAGCTGATTAAAATTATCCGCGACCAGTACTTAGTAGATGCCAAAGGGTACCATAAGATCATGGGTATACCTATTACCAAGCATGAGTTGGTAGAAGAGCTGGATAAATATTTTGTGGTAGAGCAGGTGGTGTAA